Proteins from a genomic interval of Nitrospira sp.:
- the groL gene encoding chaperonin GroEL (60 kDa chaperone family; promotes refolding of misfolded polypeptides especially under stressful conditions; forms two stacked rings of heptamers to form a barrel-shaped 14mer; ends can be capped by GroES; misfolded proteins enter the barrel where they are refolded when GroES binds) translates to MAKQLLYSEQARACILKGVNQLADAVKATLGPKGRNAILDKKFGAPTITKDGVTVAKEIELKNPYENMGAQLVREVASKTSDTAGDGTTTATVLAQAIYREGVKNITAGANPMEIQRGINKAVEVVIGELKKLSKPCQNKTEISQVGTISANNDKTIGDLIAEAMEKVGKDGVITVEEAKSMTTSLDVVEGMQFDRGYISPYFVTNAERMECSVEEPLILINEKKISSMKDLLPVLEQVAKMGKPLVIIAEEVEGEALATLVVNKLRGTLNVAAIKAPGFGDRRKAMLEDIAILTGGQVISEDIGLKLENVKLTDLGRAKRVTIDKDNTTIVEGFGDPKKIEGRVKQIKAQIEETTSDYDREKLQERLAKIVGGVAVINVGAATETEMKEKKARVEDALHATKAAVEEGIVPGGGTAYLRCIDALGSLKLIPEQQVGVNIIRRALEEPIRQIVVNAGMEGSVVVEKVRNDKNPSAGYNAATEEYVDMIKAGIIDPTKVSRCALQNAASVAGLMLTTEVMITDIPEEKKEAAGGGHGGHNHGMEGMY, encoded by the coding sequence ATGGCAAAGCAACTGTTGTATAGCGAGCAAGCTCGCGCATGTATTCTGAAAGGCGTTAACCAGCTCGCGGACGCCGTCAAGGCGACCCTCGGCCCCAAGGGCCGGAACGCGATTCTCGACAAGAAGTTCGGCGCCCCGACCATCACCAAGGACGGCGTCACCGTCGCCAAGGAAATCGAACTCAAGAACCCCTACGAAAACATGGGCGCCCAGCTCGTGCGCGAAGTCGCCAGCAAGACTAGCGACACCGCCGGCGACGGCACCACCACGGCCACCGTGTTGGCCCAAGCCATCTATCGTGAAGGCGTGAAGAACATCACCGCCGGCGCGAACCCGATGGAAATTCAACGAGGCATCAACAAGGCCGTTGAAGTGGTGATCGGCGAGTTGAAAAAGCTCAGCAAGCCCTGCCAGAACAAGACCGAGATCTCCCAGGTGGGCACGATCTCAGCCAACAACGACAAGACCATCGGCGACCTCATCGCGGAAGCGATGGAGAAGGTCGGCAAGGATGGCGTGATCACGGTCGAAGAAGCCAAGTCGATGACCACCTCGCTGGACGTCGTCGAAGGCATGCAGTTCGATCGCGGCTACATCTCCCCTTACTTCGTGACCAACGCCGAGCGGATGGAATGCTCCGTCGAAGAGCCGCTCATCCTCATCAATGAAAAGAAAATCAGCAGCATGAAGGACCTCCTCCCGGTCCTCGAGCAGGTTGCCAAGATGGGCAAGCCGCTCGTGATCATCGCGGAAGAAGTCGAAGGCGAAGCGCTCGCGACCCTCGTGGTCAACAAGCTCCGCGGCACCCTCAACGTGGCGGCCATCAAGGCCCCGGGCTTCGGCGATCGCCGCAAGGCCATGCTGGAGGACATTGCTATTCTGACCGGCGGCCAGGTGATCTCGGAAGACATCGGCCTCAAGCTGGAAAACGTGAAGCTCACCGACCTCGGCCGCGCCAAGCGCGTCACGATCGACAAGGATAACACCACGATCGTGGAAGGCTTCGGCGATCCGAAGAAGATCGAAGGCCGCGTGAAGCAGATCAAGGCCCAGATCGAAGAGACGACCTCCGACTACGATCGCGAGAAGCTCCAGGAGCGCCTTGCCAAGATCGTCGGCGGCGTGGCCGTCATCAACGTCGGCGCCGCGACCGAGACCGAAATGAAGGAAAAGAAAGCCCGCGTCGAGGACGCCCTCCACGCGACCAAGGCAGCCGTCGAAGAAGGCATCGTGCCCGGCGGTGGAACAGCCTATCTCCGTTGCATCGACGCGCTGGGTTCGCTCAAGTTGATCCCCGAGCAGCAGGTGGGTGTGAACATCATCCGCCGCGCCCTCGAAGAGCCGATTCGTCAAATCGTGGTGAACGCCGGAATGGAAGGCTCCGTCGTTGTCGAGAAAGTGCGCAACGACAAGAACCCCAGCGCCGGGTACAACGCGGCAACGGAAGAGTATGTGGACATGATCAAGGCCGGCATCATCGACCCGACCAAGGTGTCGCGCTGCGCATTGCAGAACGCGGCCTCCGTGGCGGGCTTGATGCTCACCACCGAAGTCATGATCACCGACATCCCCGAAGAGAAGAAGGAAGCTGCAGGCGGTGGCCACGGCGGCCACAACCACGGCATGGAAGGGATGTACTAA
- a CDS encoding co-chaperone GroES, translating into MSTAAKEKKNLAKGFQPLGDRVFVTYTEELERTAGGIYVPDSAKEKPQRGIVQAIGKKVENVKVGEQVLFDKYSGSKLRIEDEECLILKEEDILGIFTS; encoded by the coding sequence ATGAGCACAGCAGCGAAAGAGAAGAAGAACCTCGCCAAGGGTTTTCAACCTTTGGGTGACCGGGTGTTCGTCACCTACACCGAGGAACTGGAGCGGACCGCCGGCGGGATTTATGTGCCGGATTCAGCGAAGGAAAAGCCGCAACGGGGCATCGTTCAGGCCATCGGCAAGAAGGTCGAGAACGTGAAGGTCGGCGAACAGGTCCTCTTCGATAAGTACTCAGGCAGCAAGCTCCGCATCGAGGACGAAGAGTGCTTGATCCTCAAGGAAGAAGACATCCTCGGCATCTTCACCAGCTAA
- a CDS encoding RNA polymerase factor sigma-32: protein MSGRNPSDDESESALEPEILDPSDDEVIETEAAPVVLDVPQVDGRMPADAQAVAPVTGLQQYLAEIRRYPYLSKEEELLLFHEYHAQGSREAAVKLIMANLRVSVAIASEYLHTGADHMDLIQEGNVGLMQAIKKFDPTKNVRFYAYAAWWSRAYILRYLLNNFRLVKIGTTQDQRKLFYNLKKEKAKLAREGFAPDTKLLADRLNVRERDVIEMDQRLGNWELSLDQPIGEEQDGTLLDVLPSQQSGVDDVIADNELRTLFRKKLAEFAKTLDEREEDILRNRLLSETPLTLDDLGEKYGVTKERTRQLEARIIKRLREYIKKDVKDFDRLKI from the coding sequence ATGAGTGGTCGCAACCCATCAGATGACGAGTCCGAGAGCGCGCTGGAACCGGAAATTCTCGATCCGTCCGACGACGAGGTGATCGAGACTGAAGCGGCTCCCGTCGTGTTGGATGTCCCGCAGGTCGACGGGCGCATGCCGGCCGATGCCCAGGCCGTCGCCCCCGTAACCGGCCTCCAGCAATATCTGGCGGAAATCCGACGCTATCCCTACCTCTCCAAAGAAGAAGAATTGCTCTTGTTCCATGAATACCACGCGCAAGGCAGCCGCGAGGCCGCCGTGAAACTCATCATGGCCAACCTGCGCGTGTCGGTCGCCATCGCCTCTGAGTATCTCCATACCGGCGCCGACCATATGGACCTGATTCAGGAAGGCAATGTCGGCCTGATGCAAGCGATCAAGAAATTCGACCCGACGAAAAACGTCCGCTTCTACGCCTATGCCGCCTGGTGGTCGCGCGCCTACATTCTCCGCTACCTCTTGAACAACTTTCGGCTGGTCAAGATCGGCACCACCCAGGATCAGCGGAAGCTCTTCTACAACCTCAAGAAGGAGAAGGCCAAGCTCGCTCGGGAGGGCTTCGCCCCCGACACCAAGTTGCTGGCCGACCGGCTGAACGTCCGCGAACGCGATGTTATCGAGATGGACCAGCGGTTGGGGAATTGGGAACTGTCTCTGGACCAGCCGATCGGGGAAGAACAGGACGGCACCCTGCTCGATGTCCTCCCCTCCCAGCAATCCGGCGTGGACGACGTCATTGCCGACAATGAACTCCGTACCTTGTTCCGGAAGAAGTTGGCCGAATTCGCCAAGACGCTGGACGAACGGGAAGAAGACATTCTGCGGAACCGGCTCCTATCGGAAACACCGCTCACACTCGATGACCTAGGAGAGAAATACGGCGTAACAAAGGAACGCACCAGACAGCTGGAGGCCCGTATCATCAAGCGATTGCGCGAATACATCAAGAAAGACGTCAAGGACTTTGACCGCCTGAAGATCTAG